Proteins from one Telopea speciosissima isolate NSW1024214 ecotype Mountain lineage chromosome 1, Tspe_v1, whole genome shotgun sequence genomic window:
- the LOC122657923 gene encoding pentatricopeptide repeat-containing protein At5g43790, which translates to MKTEKTVCNHPIIFLLEKCPTINSLKQIHAQMITTGLILHTFPLSRILLVSSTLALTYALSIFNQISRPSVFLFNTLISSSLTPNNNHTHLAFSLYTRILNDKTLRPNNFTYPSLFKACVSHPWLHHGRALHAHVFKFLEPSSDHFVHASLLNFYSKCGKLAQSRYLFDRIPNPDLAMWNSILAAYGRITSSNGSGRDISNGNRDTSLSAEVLCLFNELQFSLIRPNEISLVALLDACADLGALSHGIWAHAYVLRNNLCVNLFVGTALIDMYSKCGSLGLANQVFDQLPHKDTLCYNAMIRGLAIHGHGQQAVDLFNEMRNKGVEPDEVTFVVVMCACSHVGLVHEGRRCFESLMEVYGIEPKLEHYGCLVDLLGRAGWLKEAKEMVRAMPMKPNAVVWRSLLGASRVHGDLQLGELALTHLIQLEPETSGNYVLLSNMYARINRWDDVKRLRKVMKDQGIIKTPGCSLIEIDGAIHEFIIGDKAHPQSKEIYLKLEEMSRRLHTYGHRPSTSEVLFDIEEEEKEDALSYHSERLAIAFALIASNSTSPIRIIKNLRVCDDCHASTKLISKIYDREIIVRDRNRFHHFSDGACSCQGYW; encoded by the coding sequence atgaaaactgaaaaaacGGTATGCAATCACCCAATCATTTTCCTCTTAGAAAAATGTCCAACTATAAATTCTTTGAAGCAAATCCACGCTCAAATGATAACAACGGGTCTCATTCTCCACACCTTCCCTCTCAGTAGAATCCTTCTTGTGTCTTCTACTTTAGCCTTAACCTACGCTCTCTCCATCTTCAACCAAATCTCACGTCCATCGGTCTTTCTCTTCAACACCCTCATCTCTTCCTCCCTCACTCCCAACAACAACCATACCCACCTAGCATTCTCTCTTTACACTCGGATCCTCAACGACAAGACCCTCAGGCCCAACAATTTCACCTACCCATCTCTCTTCAAGGCCTGTGTTTCTCATCCTTGGCTCCACCATGGTCGAGCCCTCCATGCCCATGTCTTCAAATTCCTCGAACCTTCCTCAGACCACTTTGTCCATGCTTCCTTGCTCAACTTTTACTCCAAATGTGGGAAATTGGCCCAATCTAGGTATCTCTTCGATCGAATTCCCAATCCGGATTTGGCCATGTGGAACTCTATCTTAGCTGCTTATGGTCGGATCACCAGCTCTAATGGTTCTGGAAGGGATATTAGTAATGGGAATAGGGATACCAGTTTGTCTGCTGAGGTCTTGTGTTTATTCAATGAATTGCAGTTTTCCCTAATTAGGCCCAATGAAATCAGTCTTGTTGCTCTACTGGATGCTTGTGCTGATTTGGGCGCTCTTTCTCATGGAATTTGGGCACATGCTTATGTATTAAGGAACAATCTTTGTGTAAATCTATTTGTTGGTACTGCCTTGATCGATATGTACTCAAAATGTGGATCTCTCGGTTTAGCTAATCAGGTGTTTGATCAATTGCCCCACAAAGATACACTATGCTACAATGCGATGATCAGAGGGTTGGCAATTCATGGTCATGGGCAGCAGGCAGTTGATCTTTTCAATGAGATGAGAAACAAGGGTGTGGAGCCTGATGAGGTGACCTTTGTAGTCGTGATGTGTGCCTGCTCCCATGTTGGGTTGGTTCATGAGGGTCGAAGGTGTTTTGAATCTTTGATGGAGGTTTATGGGATTGAACCAAAACTCGAGCATTATGGATGCCTTGTAGACCTCCTGGGGCGGGCTGGGTGGCTTAAGGAAGccaaggaaatggttagagccaTGCCCATGAAGCCAAATGCAGTGGTGTGGAGGTCTTTGCTAGGGGCATCTAGGGTCCATGGTGATTTGCAGCTGGGGGAGCTTGCGCTGACACACTTGATACAACTAGAGCCCGAGACCAGTGGGAATTATGTGCTATTATCAAACATGTATGCTAGGATCAACAGATGGGACGATGTCAAGAGGTTGAGGAAAGTGATGAAAGATCAGGGCATCATCAAAACACCTGGATGTAGCTTGATTGAGATTGATGGGGCCATACACGAGTTTATTATTGGAGACAAAGCACACCCACAATCAAAAGAGATTTATTTGAAGCTTGAGGAGATGAGTAGGAGACTACACACATATGGTCATAGGCCAAGCACCAGTGAAGTATTGTTTGAcatagaagaggaggagaaggaagatgCCCTCTCCTATCATAGTGAAAGGTTAGCAATTGCTTTTGCTCTTATTGCATCTAATTCAACTTCCCCAATCCGGATTATAAAGAATCTCCGTGTATGTGATGATTGTCATGCAAGTACTAAACTTATTTCTAAGATATATGACAGAGAAATAATTGTGAGAGATCGAAATCGGTTCCACCATTTCAGTGATGGGGCTTGTTCCTGTCAGGGTTATTGGTGA